The Halobacterium litoreum genome includes a region encoding these proteins:
- a CDS encoding pyridoxal phosphate-dependent aminotransferase, with amino-acid sequence MRFTDRVTSVEPSATLAVSNLASELEADGVDVVDLSVGEPDFDTPENIKQAGKDAMDAGHTGYAPSNGVPELREAIASKLRDDGLDYDAGNVIVTPGAKQALYETFQTLVDDGDEVVLLDPAWVSYEAMAKLAGGELSRVDLAAHDFQLEPALDDLAEAVSDDTALLVVNSPSNPTGAVYSREAMEGVRDLAVEHDLTVVSDEIYQHINYGREHVSLAALDGMFERTVTINGFSKAYAMTGWRLGYLAAPEEVVSQAGKVQSHSVSSATNFVQRAGVEALENTDESVAEMVEAFEARRDRLVELFAEHGKDVTTPDGAFYLMLPVTEDDQQWCQDALKDAHVATVPGSAFGAPGYARLSYAASTERLEEAVERLADAGYL; translated from the coding sequence ATGAGATTCACGGACAGAGTCACCAGCGTCGAACCGAGTGCGACCCTCGCGGTGAGCAACCTCGCGAGCGAACTGGAAGCGGACGGCGTGGACGTCGTCGACCTCTCGGTGGGCGAACCGGATTTCGACACGCCCGAGAACATCAAGCAGGCCGGGAAGGACGCGATGGACGCCGGCCACACGGGGTACGCGCCGTCGAACGGCGTGCCGGAACTCCGGGAGGCAATCGCGTCGAAGCTCCGCGACGACGGCCTCGACTACGACGCCGGGAACGTCATCGTGACGCCGGGCGCGAAGCAGGCCCTCTACGAGACGTTCCAGACGCTCGTGGACGACGGCGACGAGGTCGTCCTCTTGGACCCGGCGTGGGTGTCCTACGAGGCGATGGCGAAACTCGCCGGCGGCGAACTCTCGCGTGTCGACCTCGCGGCCCACGACTTCCAACTGGAACCGGCGCTCGACGACCTCGCCGAGGCAGTCTCGGACGACACCGCGTTGCTCGTGGTGAACTCCCCGAGCAACCCGACGGGCGCGGTGTACTCCCGCGAGGCGATGGAGGGCGTCCGCGACCTCGCGGTCGAACACGACCTGACCGTCGTCTCCGACGAAATCTACCAGCACATCAACTACGGCCGCGAGCACGTCAGCCTCGCGGCGTTGGACGGGATGTTCGAGCGCACGGTCACCATCAACGGCTTCTCGAAGGCGTACGCGATGACCGGGTGGCGACTCGGCTACCTCGCGGCGCCGGAGGAAGTCGTCTCGCAGGCGGGGAAGGTGCAGTCGCACTCCGTGTCGTCGGCGACGAACTTCGTCCAGCGCGCGGGCGTCGAGGCGCTGGAGAACACCGACGAGTCCGTCGCGGAGATGGTCGAGGCGTTCGAGGCCCGCCGCGACCGCCTCGTCGAGTTGTTCGCCGAACACGGGAAGGACGTGACCACGCCGGACGGCGCATTCTACCTGATGCTCCCCGTAACAGAAGATGACCAACAGTGGTGCCAGGACGCGCTGAAGGACGCGCACGTCGCGACCGTTCCGGGGTCGGCGTTCGGCGCGCCGGGGTACGCGCGCCTCTCGTACGCGGCGAGCACCGAGCGACTCGAAGAAGCCGTCGAGCGACTCGCAGACGCCGGCTACCTGTAG
- a CDS encoding 5-(carboxyamino)imidazole ribonucleotide synthase has translation MMTVPVPGATVGVVGGGQLGRMLAEAASPLGVDVVALDPTPDCPAVPPATAQVTAAFDDAEGVRELAERADVLTYEIELADPDLLESVAADADVEVHPTPDTLRTIQDKLVQNRALEDAGVPVPDFTAVDDADDLEAAFDDLGSPLMVKARTGGYDGRGNAPVESVAEAREAFDGLDGLVAEELVDFERELSVIAVRGDGETATFPVAENVHEDEILRESVVPARTSEDVREHATAVARDVLGALDGRGVFGIELFERETDDGTEILVNEIAPRPHNSGHYTIEGCHTSQFEQFARAVCGLPLGATGLRGPAVMANILGDPDAEKRPADLAGAPDALAKPGVSLHWYGKREVRPLRKMGHVTAVGADRETLLDRARAARDATGFE, from the coding sequence CTGATGACGGTGCCCGTACCCGGCGCGACAGTCGGCGTCGTCGGCGGCGGCCAACTCGGTCGCATGCTCGCCGAGGCCGCCAGCCCGCTCGGCGTCGACGTGGTCGCGCTCGACCCGACGCCCGACTGCCCGGCCGTCCCGCCGGCCACAGCACAGGTCACAGCCGCGTTCGACGACGCCGAGGGCGTCCGCGAACTCGCAGAGCGCGCGGACGTGCTCACGTACGAAATCGAACTCGCGGACCCCGACCTCCTCGAATCCGTTGCCGCCGATGCCGACGTGGAAGTCCACCCGACCCCGGACACCCTGCGCACGATTCAGGACAAACTCGTGCAGAACCGCGCGCTCGAAGACGCCGGCGTTCCCGTCCCCGACTTCACCGCCGTGGACGACGCCGACGACCTCGAAGCCGCGTTCGACGACCTCGGGTCGCCGCTGATGGTGAAAGCGCGCACCGGCGGCTACGACGGCCGCGGCAACGCGCCCGTCGAGTCGGTCGCGGAAGCGAGAGAAGCCTTCGACGGCCTCGACGGCCTCGTCGCCGAGGAACTCGTGGACTTCGAGCGCGAACTCTCGGTCATTGCGGTGCGGGGCGACGGCGAGACGGCGACGTTCCCCGTCGCCGAGAACGTCCACGAGGACGAGATTCTCCGCGAGTCCGTCGTCCCGGCGCGCACCAGCGAGGACGTCCGAGAACACGCGACCGCTGTCGCCCGCGACGTCCTCGGTGCGCTCGACGGTCGCGGCGTGTTCGGAATCGAGTTGTTCGAGCGCGAGACCGACGACGGCACCGAGATTCTCGTCAACGAAATCGCGCCCCGGCCCCACAACTCCGGGCACTACACAATCGAGGGCTGTCACACCTCCCAGTTCGAGCAGTTCGCGCGCGCAGTCTGTGGCCTCCCGCTCGGCGCGACCGGGCTCCGCGGCCCCGCCGTGATGGCGAACATTCTCGGCGACCCGGACGCCGAAAAACGACCCGCAGACCTCGCGGGCGCCCCCGACGCGCTCGCGAAGCCCGGCGTCTCCCTGCACTGGTACGGGAAACGCGAGGTTCGTCCGCTCCGCAAGATGGGTCACGTCACCGCCGTCGGCGCTGACCGCGAGACGCTCCTCGACCGCGCTCGAGCCGCCCGCGACGCGACTGGCTTCGAGTAA
- a CDS encoding Glu/Leu/Phe/Val family dehydrogenase — MTQSNPFENLQEQLDDAGEYLDVRDDVLRRLKHPERVLETTLSVEMDDGTIETFTAFRSQFNGDRGPYKGGIRYHPGVTRDEVKALSGWMVYKTAVVDIPYGGGKGGIVIDPSDYSEDELERITRAFAKELRPLIGEDKDVPAPDVNTGQREMNWIKDTYEKLENTTAPGVITGKALENGGSEGRVEATGRSTMFAAREVFDYLDRDIEGASVAVQGYGNAGSIAAYLIEDLGANVVAVSDSSGAIYNEDGLDARDVKEYKAESGSVTGYDGATEEMTNEDLLTLDVDLLVPAALENAIDGDLAHDVDADVVVEAANGPLTPDADDVLTERGITVVPDILANAGGVTVSYFEWVQNRQRFQWTEQRVNEELEAVITDAFDAMTDAFEDTGAPNLRTAAYVVAVQRVVDAYEGSGSWP, encoded by the coding sequence ATGACACAGTCCAATCCGTTCGAGAACCTGCAGGAGCAACTCGACGACGCAGGCGAGTATCTCGACGTGCGGGACGACGTCCTCCGGCGCCTCAAACACCCCGAGCGCGTGCTGGAGACCACCCTGTCCGTGGAGATGGACGACGGCACCATCGAGACGTTCACGGCGTTCCGCTCGCAGTTCAACGGCGACCGCGGCCCGTACAAGGGCGGCATCCGCTACCACCCGGGCGTCACCCGCGACGAGGTGAAGGCGCTCTCCGGCTGGATGGTGTACAAGACCGCCGTCGTCGACATCCCGTACGGCGGCGGGAAGGGCGGCATCGTCATCGACCCGAGCGACTACTCCGAGGACGAACTCGAACGCATCACGCGAGCGTTCGCGAAGGAACTCCGCCCGCTCATCGGCGAGGACAAGGACGTGCCCGCGCCGGACGTGAACACCGGCCAGCGGGAGATGAACTGGATCAAAGACACCTACGAGAAACTCGAGAACACCACCGCGCCCGGCGTCATCACGGGGAAGGCCCTGGAGAACGGCGGGAGCGAGGGCCGCGTCGAGGCGACCGGTCGCTCCACGATGTTCGCCGCCCGCGAGGTGTTCGACTACCTCGACCGCGACATCGAGGGCGCGAGCGTCGCCGTACAGGGGTACGGGAACGCCGGCTCCATCGCCGCCTACCTCATCGAGGACCTCGGCGCGAACGTCGTCGCCGTCTCCGACTCCTCGGGCGCCATCTACAACGAGGACGGCCTCGACGCCCGAGACGTCAAGGAGTACAAGGCCGAATCCGGGAGCGTCACCGGCTACGACGGCGCAACCGAGGAGATGACCAACGAGGACCTCCTGACCCTCGACGTCGACCTCCTCGTCCCCGCCGCGCTCGAGAACGCCATCGACGGCGACCTCGCGCACGACGTGGACGCTGACGTGGTCGTGGAGGCCGCCAACGGCCCGCTCACGCCGGACGCCGACGACGTGCTCACGGAGCGCGGCATCACCGTCGTACCGGACATTCTCGCGAACGCGGGCGGCGTCACCGTCTCGTACTTCGAGTGGGTGCAGAACCGCCAGCGCTTCCAGTGGACCGAACAACGCGTCAACGAGGAACTCGAAGCCGTCATCACGGACGCCTTCGACGCGATGACCGACGCTTTCGAGGACACCGGCGCGCCGAACCTCCGCACCGCCGCGTACGTCGTCGCCGTCCAGCGCGTCGTCGACGCCTACGAGGGCAGCGGCAGCTGGCCGTGA
- a CDS encoding cation:proton antiporter: MAETLLLQAGVMFAAVAAVGVLADRAGVSPIPLYIVAGIAVNEYVAGGAGLPYVHESEFVAVGAELGIVFLLLFLGLEFDLGRLVRERSSLLRAGVADFAVNFAVGLALGWALFGSLRAGVLVAGIVYISSSAVITKTLLDLGWIANPESGPVLGTLVFEDLVIAVYLAVVSAVVLGGGTLAEAAPTVGVAVGFLAVLGVLVAVGEPALARLLDTNSAEYFVLRVVGLTVLVAGAALAVGVSEAVAAFFVGTALGTTEFAHVVEERLTPVKDTFAAVFFFWIGLLTDPAAVVGVLDVLAVAVAVSAPAKVVSGYYGGQAYGLTDRRSLRVGLALVTRGEFSLIIAAAATAAAGTTIPVALANDVYAFAVGYVLVMSVLGTVLMQYSGAVERYLPATG, from the coding sequence ATGGCCGAGACACTCCTCTTGCAGGCGGGCGTGATGTTCGCGGCGGTGGCAGCCGTGGGCGTGCTCGCCGACAGAGCGGGCGTCTCACCGATTCCGCTCTACATCGTCGCCGGCATCGCCGTCAACGAGTACGTCGCGGGCGGCGCCGGACTCCCGTACGTCCACGAGAGCGAGTTCGTCGCCGTCGGCGCGGAACTCGGCATCGTCTTCTTGCTGTTGTTCCTCGGCCTGGAGTTCGACCTCGGGCGGTTGGTGCGCGAGCGGTCGAGTCTCCTCCGAGCGGGTGTCGCGGACTTCGCCGTGAACTTCGCCGTCGGGCTCGCGCTCGGGTGGGCGCTGTTCGGGTCGCTGCGCGCCGGCGTACTCGTCGCCGGCATCGTCTACATCTCGTCGAGCGCCGTCATCACGAAGACGCTACTCGACCTCGGGTGGATTGCGAACCCGGAGAGCGGGCCCGTCCTCGGGACGCTCGTCTTCGAGGACCTCGTCATCGCGGTGTACCTCGCCGTCGTCTCGGCGGTCGTCCTCGGCGGCGGCACGCTGGCGGAAGCCGCGCCGACTGTCGGCGTCGCCGTCGGCTTCCTCGCCGTCCTCGGCGTGCTCGTCGCCGTCGGCGAACCGGCGCTCGCCAGGCTGTTGGACACGAACTCCGCGGAGTACTTCGTTTTGCGCGTGGTCGGCCTGACGGTCCTCGTCGCCGGCGCGGCACTCGCGGTCGGCGTCAGCGAAGCGGTCGCCGCGTTCTTCGTCGGCACCGCGCTCGGCACGACGGAGTTCGCGCACGTCGTCGAGGAGCGCCTGACACCCGTGAAAGACACGTTCGCGGCCGTCTTCTTCTTCTGGATCGGCCTCCTCACCGACCCGGCCGCGGTGGTCGGCGTCCTCGACGTCCTCGCCGTCGCGGTCGCCGTTTCCGCGCCCGCGAAGGTCGTGAGCGGCTACTACGGCGGTCAGGCGTACGGGCTCACCGACCGGCGGTCGCTGCGCGTCGGGCTCGCGCTCGTGACCCGCGGCGAGTTCTCGCTCATCATCGCCGCCGCCGCGACGGCGGCCGCCGGCACCACCATTCCCGTCGCGCTCGCGAACGACGTGTACGCGTTCGCAGTCGGTTACGTGCTCGTGATGAGCGTCCTCGGCACCGTGTTGATGCAGTACTCGGGGGCGGTCGAGCGGTACCTCCCGGCCACCGGGTAG
- a CDS encoding HpcH/HpaI aldolase/citrate lyase family protein — protein MVRRSVLFSPGDQPELMRKAPGAGADVVVFDLEDAVAPGQKDEARAAVRGVLDDAEFDPDCEVCVRVNPVGSGAGDDVEAVLSDGGFDAVMLPKTGDADDVATLGRLLDEHDAEAPVLALVESAAGVLNAQSIAAEEPTDALVFGAEDLSADIGATRTDEGTEVLHAREHVVLAASAADVDAIDTVYTDIEDTDGLAAETRFAAGLGFDGKMAIHPAQVAPINDAYTPDPEQVEWAERVLEAKRAADEEGRGVFRVDGEMIDAPLIAQAERIVARANAADR, from the coding sequence ATGGTCAGACGAAGCGTGCTGTTCTCGCCGGGCGACCAGCCCGAGTTGATGCGGAAGGCGCCCGGCGCGGGCGCCGACGTGGTGGTGTTCGACCTCGAAGACGCAGTCGCGCCGGGGCAGAAAGACGAGGCGCGGGCGGCGGTCCGGGGCGTGCTCGACGACGCCGAGTTCGACCCGGACTGCGAGGTGTGCGTGCGCGTCAACCCCGTCGGGTCGGGCGCGGGCGACGACGTGGAAGCCGTCCTCTCGGATGGCGGATTCGACGCGGTGATGCTCCCGAAGACGGGCGACGCGGACGACGTGGCGACGCTCGGTCGCCTGCTGGACGAACACGACGCCGAGGCGCCGGTGCTCGCGCTCGTGGAGTCGGCGGCGGGCGTGCTGAACGCTCAATCCATCGCCGCCGAGGAACCGACCGACGCGCTCGTGTTCGGCGCCGAGGACCTCTCTGCGGACATCGGCGCGACGCGCACCGACGAGGGAACCGAGGTTCTACACGCGCGCGAACACGTCGTGCTCGCGGCGAGCGCGGCGGACGTCGACGCCATCGACACCGTCTACACGGACATCGAGGACACCGACGGTCTCGCCGCTGAGACGCGGTTCGCGGCGGGCCTCGGGTTCGACGGGAAGATGGCGATTCACCCCGCGCAGGTCGCGCCCATCAACGACGCGTACACGCCCGACCCCGAGCAGGTGGAGTGGGCAGAGCGCGTCCTCGAAGCCAAGCGAGCGGCCGACGAGGAAGGGAGAGGCGTGTTCCGCGTGGACGGCGAGATGATAGACGCGCCGCTGATTGCGCAGGCCGAGCGAATCGTGGCGCGCGCGAACGCGGCCGACCGCTAA
- the ribH gene encoding 6,7-dimethyl-8-ribityllumazine synthase, which yields MVGLGLVVAEFNRSVTEQMESAARDAAADADADVVETVHVPGAYDAPLAADRLARRDEVDAVAVVGAIVTGDTDHDQVIANAAAQKLTDVSLDRDTPVTYGVLGPGMSGAEARERVDKGADAVEGAIALVEEL from the coding sequence ATGGTAGGTCTCGGGCTGGTCGTTGCGGAGTTCAACCGCAGCGTCACCGAACAGATGGAGTCCGCGGCGCGCGACGCGGCCGCCGACGCGGACGCTGACGTGGTGGAGACGGTACACGTGCCAGGGGCGTACGACGCGCCGCTGGCGGCGGACCGACTCGCGCGACGAGACGAAGTCGACGCGGTCGCCGTCGTCGGCGCAATCGTCACCGGCGACACGGACCACGACCAGGTCATCGCGAACGCGGCGGCACAGAAACTCACGGACGTGAGCCTCGACCGGGACACGCCGGTGACGTACGGCGTGTTGGGGCCGGGAATGTCCGGGGCCGAAGCACGGGAGCGCGTGGACAAGGGAGCGGACGCGGTCGAGGGCGCGATAGCCCTCGTGGAGGAACTATGA
- a CDS encoding flippase activity-associated protein Agl23 has protein sequence MVSARSGRRRAVVAVAAATLLALALRFAFLGERVFHWDEARVGYWILQYQASGEYAYRAIVHGPFVFHVNEFLFGLFGTSDFVARAVVAAVGGLFPLSALLFRTRLDDVEVAALAGLLALNPLLVYYSRFMRSDVLVAAFAVTALGLVVRAMDTRKGGYLVAAGAFLALAFASKENALVYVGMFAGATALLFDARLFTARTRGESWESAAHDQLRWAARGLLAWRRALAGAALAFLAVTVLFYAPRPAFYDAFGDPSLIPGVLADATWGAWQEFWGTWGVGGVSREQSYVAFLEHAVRTLGATSLMLSAAAVVGFLAERYVADDPRDLVLFAGYWGVASVVVYPVITDISGHWSVTHAVVPLAIPAAVGFRLVVDRGRRALQSDDRVGVGLAALVLLAAVAQMGVVTAETSYIMPQDDDNTLVQYGQPASDMRETLDAVESVAESHDDGTDVLFFGDHFHVYGDYDKTEPSGVADTNWFNRLPLPWYLERAGAVTDSTVSVSDLTNCERSVTDREFESCRAPVVIARAGHYGDLNPVLSERGYESWTYELTSRNTIFVVWVDTDAAGYPSS, from the coding sequence ATGGTCTCTGCCCGGTCAGGACGCCGCCGTGCCGTCGTCGCCGTCGCCGCCGCCACCCTCCTCGCGCTCGCCCTCCGCTTTGCGTTCCTCGGCGAACGCGTCTTCCACTGGGACGAGGCCCGGGTCGGCTACTGGATTCTCCAGTACCAGGCCTCCGGCGAGTACGCCTACCGCGCCATCGTCCACGGTCCGTTCGTCTTCCACGTCAACGAGTTCCTGTTCGGTCTGTTCGGCACCTCGGACTTCGTCGCGCGCGCCGTCGTCGCCGCCGTCGGCGGCCTCTTCCCGCTCTCTGCGCTCCTCTTTCGCACGCGCCTCGACGACGTGGAGGTCGCCGCGCTCGCCGGCCTGCTCGCGCTGAACCCGCTGCTCGTCTACTACTCGCGGTTCATGCGCAGCGACGTGCTCGTCGCCGCGTTCGCCGTCACCGCACTCGGCCTCGTCGTGCGCGCGATGGACACCCGGAAGGGCGGCTACCTCGTCGCCGCCGGCGCGTTCCTCGCGCTCGCGTTCGCCTCCAAGGAGAACGCGCTCGTCTACGTCGGAATGTTCGCCGGCGCGACCGCGCTGCTGTTCGACGCGCGCCTGTTCACCGCCCGAACGCGGGGCGAGTCCTGGGAGTCCGCCGCCCACGACCAACTCCGGTGGGCGGCCCGCGGCCTGCTCGCGTGGCGGCGCGCGCTCGCCGGCGCCGCACTCGCCTTCCTCGCGGTCACCGTCCTCTTCTACGCGCCCCGGCCCGCGTTCTACGACGCGTTCGGCGACCCGTCGCTGATTCCGGGCGTGCTCGCCGACGCGACGTGGGGCGCGTGGCAGGAGTTCTGGGGGACGTGGGGCGTCGGCGGCGTCAGCCGCGAGCAGAGTTACGTCGCGTTCCTCGAACACGCCGTCCGCACCCTCGGCGCCACGTCGCTGATGCTGTCGGCGGCCGCCGTCGTCGGCTTCCTCGCGGAGCGCTACGTCGCCGACGACCCCCGGGATTTGGTGCTGTTCGCGGGCTACTGGGGCGTCGCGAGCGTCGTCGTCTACCCCGTCATCACCGACATCTCCGGGCACTGGTCGGTCACGCACGCGGTCGTCCCGCTCGCGATTCCCGCGGCGGTCGGCTTCCGCCTCGTCGTGGACCGCGGGCGGCGCGCGCTCCAGTCCGACGACCGCGTCGGCGTCGGGCTCGCCGCGCTCGTGTTGCTCGCCGCCGTCGCCCAGATGGGCGTCGTCACCGCCGAAACGTCGTACATCATGCCACAGGACGACGACAACACGCTCGTCCAGTACGGCCAGCCGGCGAGTGACATGCGGGAGACGCTGGACGCCGTCGAGTCCGTCGCCGAATCCCACGACGACGGCACGGACGTGTTGTTCTTCGGCGACCACTTCCACGTGTACGGCGACTACGACAAGACCGAACCGAGCGGCGTCGCGGACACGAACTGGTTCAACCGCCTGCCGCTCCCGTGGTATCTCGAACGCGCGGGCGCGGTCACCGACTCGACGGTGTCGGTGTCCGACCTCACGAACTGCGAGCGCTCGGTGACCGACCGCGAGTTCGAGTCGTGTCGCGCGCCGGTTGTCATCGCTCGCGCGGGACACTACGGCGACCTGAACCCGGTTCTCTCCGAGCGCGGCTACGAGAGTTGGACGTACGAACTCACGTCCCGGAACACAATCTTCGTCGTCTGGGTCGACACCGACGCCGCGGGATATCCGAGTTCGTGA
- a CDS encoding M3 family oligoendopeptidase: protein MYDSRDDVPETHRFDLTRIFDGREDWADAADALAESIETFDTDRPVGDVLADFEALSARDHRLRTYASLRADVATGDDDRAADRDRAERLHGDVMRVRDDVERRVREADYRGAVPSRFSRYVADIERRADRALDPAASDLLAALDDVLDAPKRVHRALVDRDFDPPEIEVDGEAVVLTRSERSRIQSEGDRDVRRRAFEAVREAFRDRRATLAANLDTMARRNVRLADARGYDSALDAALAGDDPYVACRPQGRLPTDTYDALVAGVRANLDPKHRLQRLRREALGVETLRPWDLQAAPVDGDAPRYDFDEARDLILDAVSPLGEAYRARLEVVFGERRVDAFDHAGKTERGAGYATHAPGAGPFVLARWDGSLGHLFLLAHELGHAVHSSFADDAQPHVTSGIPGPTAELPSKLHEVLLVDQLLDATTGDERAAVATRAMRSVGANLFYSARWSAFTHHLHERVAAGDRLTADWLDETYGDLFAEFDPVVAQTDGLRAGWTTGLYGVPLYHHYPYILGTAGALAVADGLGGKTDPTDYVAFLEAGTSAPAVELLADLGVDAASESAVSRAVSRFDDYVDAFADSTW from the coding sequence ATGTACGATTCACGCGACGACGTCCCCGAGACGCACCGCTTCGACCTGACCCGCATCTTCGACGGCCGCGAGGACTGGGCCGACGCCGCCGACGCACTCGCCGAGTCGATAGAGACGTTCGACACGGACCGCCCGGTCGGCGACGTGCTCGCCGACTTCGAGGCGCTGTCCGCCCGCGACCACCGCCTCCGCACGTACGCCAGTCTGCGCGCCGACGTGGCGACCGGCGACGACGACCGAGCAGCCGACCGCGACCGCGCCGAACGCTTGCACGGCGACGTGATGCGCGTTCGCGACGACGTGGAGCGCCGCGTCCGCGAGGCCGACTACCGCGGCGCCGTACCGAGCCGATTCTCCCGCTACGTCGCGGACATCGAGCGCCGCGCCGACCGCGCGCTCGACCCGGCGGCCAGCGACCTGCTCGCCGCGCTCGACGACGTGCTCGACGCCCCGAAGCGCGTCCACCGCGCGCTCGTCGACCGGGACTTCGACCCGCCGGAAATCGAGGTCGACGGCGAGGCCGTCGTCCTGACGAGGAGCGAGCGCTCCCGAATCCAGAGCGAGGGCGACCGCGACGTCCGACGACGCGCGTTCGAGGCGGTCAGAGAGGCGTTCCGCGACCGGCGCGCGACACTCGCCGCGAACCTCGACACGATGGCGCGCCGGAACGTCCGCCTCGCCGACGCGAGGGGCTACGACAGCGCGCTCGACGCGGCGCTCGCTGGCGACGACCCGTACGTCGCGTGCCGGCCGCAGGGCCGCCTGCCGACCGACACGTACGACGCGCTCGTCGCCGGCGTGCGCGCGAACCTCGACCCCAAGCACCGCCTCCAGCGGCTCCGCCGGGAGGCGCTGGGGGTCGAGACGCTCCGGCCGTGGGACTTGCAGGCCGCGCCAGTCGACGGCGACGCGCCCCGGTACGACTTCGACGAGGCGCGCGACCTGATTCTGGACGCCGTCTCGCCGCTCGGCGAGGCGTACCGGGCTCGGCTCGAAGTCGTCTTCGGCGAGCGTCGCGTCGACGCCTTCGACCACGCCGGAAAGACCGAGCGGGGCGCGGGCTACGCGACGCACGCGCCCGGCGCCGGGCCGTTCGTGCTCGCGCGCTGGGACGGGTCGCTCGGCCACCTGTTCCTGCTCGCGCACGAACTCGGACACGCCGTCCACTCGTCGTTCGCGGACGACGCCCAGCCACACGTCACCTCGGGCATCCCCGGGCCGACCGCGGAACTCCCGAGCAAACTCCACGAGGTGCTGCTCGTCGACCAACTCCTCGACGCGACGACGGGCGACGAGCGCGCCGCCGTCGCGACGCGGGCGATGCGGAGCGTCGGCGCGAACCTCTTCTACTCGGCGCGCTGGTCGGCGTTCACCCACCACCTCCACGAGCGCGTCGCGGCCGGCGACCGTCTCACGGCGGACTGGCTGGACGAGACGTACGGCGACCTGTTCGCCGAGTTCGACCCCGTGGTCGCGCAGACCGACGGCCTCCGCGCCGGGTGGACGACCGGCCTCTACGGCGTCCCGCTCTACCACCACTACCCCTACATTCTCGGGACGGCGGGCGCGCTCGCGGTGGCTGACGGCCTCGGTGGGAAAACCGACCCGACCGACTACGTCGCGTTCCTCGAAGCCGGCACGTCGGCGCCGGCGGTCGAACTGCTCGCCGACCTCGGGGTCGACGCCGCGAGCGAGAGCGCCGTCTCCCGCGCAGTCTCGCGGTTCGACGACTACGTCGACGCGTTCGCTGACTCCACTTGGTAG
- a CDS encoding cation:proton antiporter regulatory subunit, translating into MTVYETDIPGVGRKFEMDIGGGERVVVVVHHDRRCEVFRRPDPDADSEKLLDLSSDQANKLGSILEGAYFESVDVGSLTVPLGDAIIEWWEVEDGSSFAGRTLAEMNVRAETGVSVIAVQRGDETIANPDPEFEVADGDLLVTVGTRAEQNALEELLG; encoded by the coding sequence ATGACCGTCTACGAGACCGACATTCCGGGCGTCGGTCGGAAGTTCGAGATGGACATCGGCGGCGGCGAGCGCGTCGTGGTCGTCGTCCACCACGACAGGCGATGCGAGGTGTTCCGGCGGCCGGACCCGGACGCCGACAGCGAGAAACTCCTCGACCTCTCCAGCGACCAAGCGAACAAACTCGGCTCCATCCTCGAGGGCGCGTACTTCGAGTCCGTGGACGTCGGGTCGCTCACGGTCCCGCTCGGGGACGCCATCATCGAGTGGTGGGAGGTCGAGGACGGGTCGTCGTTCGCCGGGCGGACGCTCGCGGAGATGAACGTGCGAGCGGAGACAGGCGTCTCGGTCATCGCCGTCCAGCGCGGCGACGAGACGATTGCGAACCCCGACCCCGAGTTCGAGGTGGCGGACGGCGACCTCCTCGTGACGGTTGGGACGAGAGCAGAACAGAACGCGCTCGAAGAGTTGCTGGGTTAG
- a CDS encoding MaoC family dehydratase: MPGLYYEEFEEGETIEHDRRRTVSESDNQQFCDMTMNQQPLHLDAEFASETQFGERLVNGLYTMSLAVGITIPETTDGTIVANLSYDDVEHPNPVFHGDTIRVQSTVTDKRETSDGERGVVTMRVEVFAVNRENEGGDSPLVCEFERTVLSLKREHAAE, encoded by the coding sequence ATGCCCGGCCTGTACTACGAGGAGTTCGAGGAGGGGGAGACAATCGAGCACGACCGGCGACGCACCGTCTCGGAGTCGGACAACCAGCAGTTCTGCGACATGACGATGAACCAACAGCCGCTGCACCTCGACGCGGAGTTCGCGTCCGAGACGCAGTTCGGGGAGCGCCTCGTCAACGGACTCTACACGATGAGCCTCGCCGTCGGCATCACCATCCCCGAGACGACGGACGGCACCATCGTCGCGAACCTCTCGTACGACGACGTGGAGCACCCGAACCCGGTCTTCCACGGAGACACCATCCGGGTGCAGTCCACCGTCACCGACAAGCGCGAGACGAGCGACGGCGAGCGCGGCGTCGTCACGATGCGCGTCGAGGTGTTCGCCGTGAACCGCGAGAACGAGGGCGGCGATTCGCCGCTGGTCTGCGAGTTCGAACGCACCGTCCTCTCGCTCAAGCGCGAGCACGCCGCCGAGTAG